GAACGGGCGGCCGGACTTCATCGCCTTGACCGTGGCGCGCACGCCGTCGTGGCGGGAGAGCAGCAGTTGGTCGTTGAAGCGGCTGCGACCGTGGTGCAGCCAATGATCGAAGACCTTGTCGCGCTGCGGCGAATAGACGCTGACGAAATCGCCCTCGAGCGTGAGCCGGGTGCCGGCCATGTCCAGACCGAGGAAGTGCGGCGCCAGCAGCAGCACCGGGCGGCCCTCGGCGCGCAGGCGCTGGAGGTGCTCGAGCCCGTCGATGCGCACCGTGGCGCGCAGGCGCTCGGGGCTGGCCCACCACGCCAGGCCGCGCTCGAGCATGCTGCGTCCGGTGAAGGCGAAATGACGCCGGGCCAGCGCGCGCCGCTCCGCCTCGGACAATTCGGGGAAGCACAGCCGCAGGTTGATCAGCGCCACCTTTCGCCGCGGCACCACCACCCAGTAGAGCAGCCAGCCGAAGCCCGTGCCGATGCGCGCCAGCACCGCCAGCGGCAGCCAGTGCAGCAGCCAGATCAGTCCGATGATGAGACGGCTCATGATGTGCGCTCCGCGTCCGCGTCCGCCTCGGCCTGCGGCGCCTCGTCCTCGCGCTCGCGGCGCGGCCCCTTGTAGCGGTTGTAGCCCCACAGGTACTGCTGCGGGCACTGCAGGATCATGCGCTCGACCTCGCGGTTGATGATGGCGACGTCGGTGTCGAGCTCGCCGGTCAGCGCCTCGGTCGGCGCCTGCAGGCGGAACACGTAGCCCTCGCCGCGCGGCAGGCGCTCGGCCCAGGTATAGATCACGCGCACGCCCTTCACCGCCGCCAGGCGCGCGGCCAGCGTCATCGTCCACGCCGGCCTGCCGAAGAACGTGGACCACACGCCCTCGCCGGCACCGGGCACCTGGTCGGGCAGCATGCCCACCGCCTCGTGGCTGCGCAGGGTCTTGACGAGCTTGCGCACGCCGGACAGATCGGCCGGCGCGGTGCGCATCTGGCCGCGTGCGCGCCCACCTTCCATCAGCGGCTGCAGCACTTCCTTGCGCGGCGGGCGATAGAGCACGGTGATCGGAATCTGCGCCGCGATGCACTGCGCGGTGATCTCGAAGCAGCCCAGGTGCGGGGTGATGAAGAGGATGCCGGCGCCATCCGCGCGCGCCGCCTCGACCAGCTCCCAGCCCTCGGTGCGCACCGCGCTCGCCACCACCTCGGCCGCCGGCCGGCCCCAGATGAAGGGCAGCTCGAGCGCCTGACGGCCGGCCTCGACCACGGCCGCACGCAGCACCGCCTCGTCCTCGCGGCCGAGCGCGTTGAAGAGGTTCTCGCGCAGGCGGCGCGCATACGAGGGCGAGGCCTTGTAGGTCAGCCAGCCCGCCCAGCCACCGATGCGGTGCAGCCACGGCAGCGGCAGACGGGACAGGAGGCGGAATAAGCTCTGGAACAACACGAACGGGGTTCCGTAAAAGTGGCCTGAGCGTCGCGGAAACGACAATGATGGCTTGCGTGAGCGGCGATGACCCGCGAGAGCGGACTTGCCCGCGCAGATCGGTCGCTCGGTCGCGGCAATCGCGGGCAAGCCCGCTCCCATGGCGAGACGAAAATCACGATCCGGCCCGAATGCTTACACAGCCAGCCGCTTCGGTCTATAATCCGCGCTTCTCCGCCGAGTTAACTCGACAACTTGCAGGGCGGCGCGGTGCCTGGAGGGCCTCGCAAAAATACTGCTAAAGCGTCGGCTGCTCGACGAAATCCCCGGAGCTGGCCGCAGACGCAAGGCCACGGCTTACGGGGATTTTTGTTTTCAAGGAGCAGCACCATGGCAGCGTTTCTCTTCACCTCCGAATCGGTCTCCGAAGGCCATCCCGACAAGGTCGCCGACCAGGTCTCCGACGGCGTGCTCGACGCCATCCTGGCCGAAGACCCGAAGGCGCGCGTCGCCTGCGAGACGCTGGTGTCCACCGGCCTCGTCGTGATCTCGGGCGAGATCACCACCACCGCCCACCCCAACTACCGCGAGATCGCGCAGGACGTCATCCGCCGCATCGGCTACGACAACTCCGACATCGGCTTCGACTACAAGAGCTGCGCGGTACTGGCGGCGATCAACCGCCAGTCGCCCGACATCGCCCAGGGCGTCAATGCCGCCAACGACGACCCGCTCGACCAGGGCGCGGGCGACCAGGGCCTGATGTTCGGCTACGCCACCAACGAGACCGACAGCCTGATGCCGCTGCCGATCTACTACGCCCACCGCGTCATGCAGCGCCAGGCCGAGGTGCGCAAGGACGGCCGCCTGCCGTGGCTGCGCCCGGACGCCAAGAGCCAGATCACCGTGAAGTACGTCGACGGCAAGCCGGTGGCGATCGACACCGTGGTGGTGTCCACCCAGCACGACCCCGACGTCACCCAGGAGCAGATCCGCGAGGCGGTGATCGAGCTGATCATCAAGCCGGTGCTGCCGCCCGAGCTGATGCAGGGCAACGTTCGCTACCTGGTGAACCCCACCGGCCGCTTCGTGGTCGGCGGTCCGCACGGCGACTGCGGCCTCACCGGGCGCAAGATCATCGTCGACACCTATGGCGGCGCGGCCCACCACGGCGGCGGCGCGTTCTCGGGCAAGGACCCGTCCAAGGTCGACCGCTCGGCCGCCTACGCCGGCCGCTACGTGGCCAAGAACATCGTCGCCGCCGGCCTCGCCGACAAGTGCGAGGTGCAGGTGGCCTACGCGATCGGCGTGGCGCGCCCGGTGTCGCTGATGGTCAACACCTTCGGCACCGGCAGGATCGCCGACGAGAAGATCGTCGACCTGATCGGCAAGCACTTCGACCTGCGTCCGAAGGCCATCATCCAGACGCTCGACCTGCTGCGCCCGATCTACTCGCGCACCGCGGCCTACGGTCACTTCGGTCGCGACGAGCCGGAGTTCTCGTGGGAGCAGACCGACAAGGCCGCCGCGCTGCGCGCCGACGCGGGGCTCTGAGCGGCCGGGCGGGCGGCGCCTGCCTCGTCCGTGGGAGCGGGCTTGCCCGCGAAAGCAGCGTCTGAGCGCGATGTTCGCGGGCAAGCCCGCTCCCATGGATCAGCGACGTCCGCGGAGCATGGCTTCCCACAGAATCTATCCCCGGAACCCCACACCATCCCACGCGCTCCGACCCGTGTGTCACCACATTCTTGCGGCCACAGAGTTTCTCCATGCTTGAACAAGTCCTGATGTTCGCCCTCGGCCTGGTCGTCCTCGTCATCGGCGCCGACGTGCTCGTGCGCGGTGCCTCGCGACTGGCCGTCTCCTTCGGCGTCTCGCCCCTGGTGGTCGGCCTCACCGTGGTCGCCTTCGGCACCAGCGCGCCGGAGATGGCGGTGTCGGTGGGCTCGGCGCTGTCGGGCAGCCCCGACCTGGCGATCGGCAACGTGGTCGGCAGCAACATCGCCAACATCCTGCTCATCCTCGGCATCTCGGCGCTGATCACGCCACTGCTGGTCGATGAACAGATCATCCGCCAGGAGATCCCGATCATGATCGGCGCCTCGGCGCTGCTGGTGGTGATGGCGCTCGACGGCAACATCGGGCTGCTGGAGTCGATCGCGCTGTTCGTGCTGGTGATCGCCTACACGGTGTTCCTGGTCGTGCAGTCGCGGCGGGCGTCGAAGAACGTTCAGGACGAGTTCGAGACCGAGATCCCGACCTCGAACTGGGATCGCCACTGGAGCGTGCAGCTGGCGCTGATCGGGGTCGGCCTGGCGATGCTGGTGGTGGGCGCGGACTGGCTGGTGGATTCGGCCGTCGCCTTCGCGCGCGCCTTCGGTGTCAGCGACCTGGTGATCGGCCTCACGGTGGTTGCGGTCGGCACCTCGATGCCCGAGATCGCCACCTCGATCGTCGCCGCCATCCGCGGCCAGCGCGACATCGCGGTGGGCAACGTGGTGGGCAGCAACGTGTTCAACATCCTCGCGGTGCTCGGTCTCACCGGCATCGTCTCGGGCGCGGGCCTGCCGGTATCGGAGGCGGCGCGCAACTTCGACCTGTGGGTGATGCTGGCGGTGGCCTTCGCCTGCCTGCCGATCATGATCACCGGACGCGAGATCGCGCGCTGGGAAGGCGGCGTGTTCCTCGCCTACTACGCGGTGTATACGTCCTGGCTGATCCTGCAGGCCCAGCAGCATGCCAGCCTGCCGGCCTTCTCCGGGATCATGCTCGGCTATGTGATGCCGCTCACGGTGATCACCATCGTGGTCAGCATCGTGCGCAGCAACGGCAGGCGCAGCGACACCTGACCGGGCTGAACCGTGGGAGCGGGCTTGCCGGCGAACATCGGCGGCTGAACGCCACATTCGCGGGCAAGCCCGCTCCCACTGCAGTTTGCTTTGCTATAATCCGCGTGTTTTCCGAGGAGCGCTGCGAGGCGCCGGCCGCATCCCCTGCTGCCAGGCCCCCAGGCTCGGACCCCGCCGCCCGGCGGGTTGCAGTACAACGGCGCTCACCCTGCTAATCGTCTTAAACCCTGCCGGGTTCGGGATGTCGGGTGAGCTCCCTGCAGTGCCATGCTGCCCTCCCCCACCTCTCGCCCGGCCATAGCATGGAGCTTCACATGAACGCCGTGGCTGACACCAACTTCACCGATTTCGTCGTCGCCGACCTGTCGCTGGCCGACTGGGGCCGCAAGGAAATCCGCATCGCCGAAACCGAAATGCCCGGCCTGATGGCCATCCGCGAGGAATACGCCGCCAGCCAGCCGCTCAAGGGCGCGCGCATCACCGGCTCGCTGCACATGACCATCCAGACCGCGGTGCTGATCGAGACGCTGACCGCGCTCGGCGCCCAGGTGCGCTGGGCCTCGTGCAACATCTTCTCGACCCAGGACCACGCCGCCGCCGCGATCGCCGCCGACGGCATCCCGGTGTTCGCGGTCAAGGGCGAGTCGCTCAAGGACTACTGGGACTACACCCACCGCATCTTCGAATGGGCGGACGGCGGCTACAGCAACATGATCCTCGACGACGGCGGCGACGCCACGCTGCTGCTGCACCTGGGTGCGCGCGCGGAGAAGGACATTGCGGTGCTGGCCAAGCCGGGCTCGGAAGAGGAGACCATCCTCTTCGCCGCCATCCGCGCCAAGCTCGCACAGGACCCCACCTGGTACTCGACCCGCCTCGCGCAGGTCAAGGGCGTGACCGAGGAGACCACCACCGGCGTGCATCGCCTGTACCAGATGCACGCACGCGGCGAACTCAAGTTCCCGGCGATCAACGTCAACGATTCGGTGACCAAGTCCAAGTTCGACAACCTGTACGGCTGCCGCGAGTCGCTGGTCGACGGCATCAAGCGCGCGACCGACGTGATGATCGCCGGCAAGATCGCGGTGGTGTGCGGCTACGGCGACGTCGGCAAGGGCTCGGCCCAGGCCCTGCGTGCGCTGTCTGCGCAGGTGTGGGTGACCGAGGTGGACCCGATCTGCGCGCTGCAGGCGGCGATGGAAGGCTATCGCGTGGTGACCATGGAGTACGCCGCCGACAAGGCCGACATCTTCGTCACCGCCACCGGCAACTACCACGTGATCACCCACGACCACATGGCGAAGATGC
This region of Thauera sp. JM12B12 genomic DNA includes:
- the ahcY gene encoding adenosylhomocysteinase, yielding MNAVADTNFTDFVVADLSLADWGRKEIRIAETEMPGLMAIREEYAASQPLKGARITGSLHMTIQTAVLIETLTALGAQVRWASCNIFSTQDHAAAAIAADGIPVFAVKGESLKDYWDYTHRIFEWADGGYSNMILDDGGDATLLLHLGARAEKDIAVLAKPGSEEETILFAAIRAKLAQDPTWYSTRLAQVKGVTEETTTGVHRLYQMHARGELKFPAINVNDSVTKSKFDNLYGCRESLVDGIKRATDVMIAGKIAVVCGYGDVGKGSAQALRALSAQVWVTEVDPICALQAAMEGYRVVTMEYAADKADIFVTATGNYHVITHDHMAKMRDQAIVCNIGHFDNEIDVASIEGYQWEEIKPQVDHVIFPDGKRIILLAKGRLVNLGCATGHPSYVMSSSFANQTIAQIELFTRTADYPVGVYTLPKHLDEKVARLQLKKLNVQLTELTDAQAAYIGVPKEGPYKTNQYRY
- the metK gene encoding methionine adenosyltransferase — its product is MAAFLFTSESVSEGHPDKVADQVSDGVLDAILAEDPKARVACETLVSTGLVVISGEITTTAHPNYREIAQDVIRRIGYDNSDIGFDYKSCAVLAAINRQSPDIAQGVNAANDDPLDQGAGDQGLMFGYATNETDSLMPLPIYYAHRVMQRQAEVRKDGRLPWLRPDAKSQITVKYVDGKPVAIDTVVVSTQHDPDVTQEQIREAVIELIIKPVLPPELMQGNVRYLVNPTGRFVVGGPHGDCGLTGRKIIVDTYGGAAHHGGGAFSGKDPSKVDRSAAYAGRYVAKNIVAAGLADKCEVQVAYAIGVARPVSLMVNTFGTGRIADEKIVDLIGKHFDLRPKAIIQTLDLLRPIYSRTAAYGHFGRDEPEFSWEQTDKAAALRADAGL
- a CDS encoding calcium/sodium antiporter yields the protein MLEQVLMFALGLVVLVIGADVLVRGASRLAVSFGVSPLVVGLTVVAFGTSAPEMAVSVGSALSGSPDLAIGNVVGSNIANILLILGISALITPLLVDEQIIRQEIPIMIGASALLVVMALDGNIGLLESIALFVLVIAYTVFLVVQSRRASKNVQDEFETEIPTSNWDRHWSVQLALIGVGLAMLVVGADWLVDSAVAFARAFGVSDLVIGLTVVAVGTSMPEIATSIVAAIRGQRDIAVGNVVGSNVFNILAVLGLTGIVSGAGLPVSEAARNFDLWVMLAVAFACLPIMITGREIARWEGGVFLAYYAVYTSWLILQAQQHASLPAFSGIMLGYVMPLTVITIVVSIVRSNGRRSDT
- a CDS encoding lipid A biosynthesis acyltransferase codes for the protein MSRLIIGLIWLLHWLPLAVLARIGTGFGWLLYWVVVPRRKVALINLRLCFPELSEAERRALARRHFAFTGRSMLERGLAWWASPERLRATVRIDGLEHLQRLRAEGRPVLLLAPHFLGLDMAGTRLTLEGDFVSVYSPQRDKVFDHWLHHGRSRFNDQLLLSRHDGVRATVKAMKSGRPFYYLPDLDYGRKESIFVPFFGVQAATITGLPRLARLAGAAVVPCVVRMLPGGGGYVLVLGAPWADYPTDDVEADTRRMNAWLEGVVRTMPEQYYWVHRRFKTRPEGEPRIY
- a CDS encoding lysophospholipid acyltransferase family protein translates to MLFQSLFRLLSRLPLPWLHRIGGWAGWLTYKASPSYARRLRENLFNALGREDEAVLRAAVVEAGRQALELPFIWGRPAAEVVASAVRTEGWELVEAARADGAGILFITPHLGCFEITAQCIAAQIPITVLYRPPRKEVLQPLMEGGRARGQMRTAPADLSGVRKLVKTLRSHEAVGMLPDQVPGAGEGVWSTFFGRPAWTMTLAARLAAVKGVRVIYTWAERLPRGEGYVFRLQAPTEALTGELDTDVAIINREVERMILQCPQQYLWGYNRYKGPRREREDEAPQAEADADAERTS